A window of Vigna unguiculata cultivar IT97K-499-35 chromosome 4, ASM411807v1, whole genome shotgun sequence contains these coding sequences:
- the LOC114182331 gene encoding BAG family molecular chaperone regulator 2: protein MMKLRSKRFSRTSSKLPNNGSKGERDAKNIGEIKWELRPGGMLVQKRESNNNNNQSSGEGVIAVRVSTVSKWHDISIDATSTFGELKLILSLVTNLDPREQRLLFKGKEREDSEFLHMVGVRDKDKVLMLEDPATKEMKLLGMARGQPINNTCCTITV from the exons ATGATGAAGTTGAGGTCAAAGAGGTTTTCAAGAACAAGCTCCAAGCTTCCCAACAATGGAAGCAAAGGAGAAAGGGATGCCAAAAACATCGGTGAAATCAAGTGGGAACTTAGGCCTGGTGGCATGCTTGTTCAGAAGAGGgagagtaataataataataaccaaagTTCTGGGGAGGGAGTCATTGCTGTTAGAGTTTCCACTGTCTCAAAATGGCATGACATTTCCATTGATGCCACTTCAACTTTTG GGGAACTAAAACTGATTTTGTCACTGGTGACAAATTTGGATCCTAGAGAGCAGAGGCTTCTGTTCAAGGGCAAAGAGAGAGAAGACAGTGAATTTCTTCACATGGTTGGGGTTAGGGACAAGGACAAGGTCCTAATGCTTGAGGATCCTGCAACTAAGGAGATGAAGCTTCTTGGCATGGCAAGAGGCCAACCCATTAACAATACTTGCTGTACCATTACTGTATGA